Proteins found in one Terribacillus sp. DMT04 genomic segment:
- a CDS encoding MazG family protein, translating into MKHTIEVVGLGGGDINQLSLGIYRKLKEHANPIFVRTKDHPVVQTLQEEGVTFHSYDEIYEQYPDFQTVYEEIANSLYREAEEGSIIYAVPGHPMLAEKTVQLLLAQQEVEVKIIGGQSFLDDLFSVLQIDPIDGFQFVDATSFRRDELEYRQHLIFCQVYDQMVASEVKLELLEDLPPEYPVTIVDAVGSSDERIKTVALEELDRSVEFSNLMSVYVPPAISLELNHKFYRLHDVIRTLRGPNGCPWDQKQTHTSLRRYLIEEAYELIDAINKEDEENLIEELGDVLLQVMLHSQIGEDEGYFTIEDVIRSVTEKMIRRHPHVFGDEVLETEEELRDSWAAIKQEEKKEQSRTHTEEDAMVPQLMKAAKIGQTKEVAVSELEQLLAKLDQKEGQSEQYEAAIGEILFAIASYAGYHKINPEIALHQVIDKKQSTDKGSER; encoded by the coding sequence ATGAAACATACTATAGAAGTGGTTGGACTTGGCGGCGGCGATATTAATCAGCTGTCACTCGGAATCTACCGAAAATTAAAGGAGCATGCAAATCCTATCTTTGTGCGAACGAAGGACCATCCAGTCGTTCAGACATTGCAAGAAGAAGGTGTGACGTTCCATTCGTATGATGAGATATATGAACAATATCCAGATTTCCAGACTGTATATGAAGAGATAGCCAACAGCTTGTATCGGGAAGCAGAGGAAGGTTCCATCATCTATGCAGTGCCCGGACATCCGATGCTGGCTGAGAAAACAGTACAGCTGCTGCTGGCACAGCAAGAAGTAGAAGTGAAAATTATTGGCGGACAGAGCTTTTTGGATGACTTATTCTCTGTCCTCCAGATTGATCCGATTGATGGCTTTCAGTTTGTAGATGCCACTTCCTTCCGCCGAGATGAACTCGAATACAGACAGCATCTGATCTTCTGTCAGGTGTACGATCAAATGGTAGCATCAGAAGTGAAGCTGGAATTATTGGAAGATCTTCCGCCGGAATATCCAGTGACGATTGTGGATGCTGTGGGGAGTTCGGATGAGCGTATCAAAACAGTAGCGCTAGAGGAACTGGATAGAAGTGTAGAGTTCAGTAATCTGATGAGTGTTTATGTACCGCCAGCTATTTCATTGGAATTAAATCATAAATTTTACCGACTTCATGATGTCATTCGAACATTACGAGGACCTAACGGCTGCCCATGGGATCAAAAACAAACCCACACATCCTTACGTCGTTATTTAATTGAAGAGGCATATGAATTAATTGATGCGATTAACAAGGAAGATGAGGAAAATCTAATTGAAGAACTCGGAGATGTGCTGCTTCAAGTGATGCTGCATAGCCAAATTGGGGAAGATGAAGGTTACTTTACAATTGAGGATGTCATTCGAAGCGTAACAGAAAAAATGATTCGCCGTCATCCGCATGTGTTTGGGGATGAAGTGTTAGAAACAGAAGAAGAGCTGCGCGATAGTTGGGCAGCCATTAAGCAAGAAGAAAAGAAAGAGCAAAGTCGCACACATACGGAAGAAGATGCGATGGTGCCTCAGTTAATGAAGGCAGCGAAGATAGGACAAACCAAAGAGGTAGCTGTGTCTGAGTTGGAACAGCTGCTAGCAAAGCTGGATCAAAAAGAGGGGCAGAGCGAGCAGTATGAAGCAGCGATTGGAGAGATTCTGTTTGCTATTGCTTCCTATGCAGGCTATCATAAGATAAACCCAGAAATCGCACTGCATCAGGTGATTGATAAGAAGCAAAGTACGGATAAAGGAAGTGAACGATGA
- a CDS encoding polysaccharide biosynthesis protein, whose protein sequence is MGLGMKRLFHGAFILAVAGLISKILSAGYRVPFQNIVGDKGFYIYQQVYPFLGIAASLALYGIPAAVSRLVSEQYPKQLPSLRSFYMPLGTFLFVLAALTSAFLYTAAPYIAEIMGDAALKVPLQAASFIFLAVPFTAIVRGVYQGKQNMTPTAVSQVAEQLIRVGLILVVTFLLVRGGSDLYAIGAKAALASLAGACCGIVVLCFFMKHEPIISSVKHSLAWVHVIKTIFVYGFFICLNYMLLLLLQFADAFTLVSGLLEHGYSLEEARKWKGIYDRGQPLVQLGIVVGSSLALAFVPSITKKQLLDERTSVIALLHSGWKLSFLLSIAAAAGLISLFPLVNRLLFKEDLGTYTLQVFMLTIFVCSLTLTTASMLETLGKWKHTAAVIAGGLLIKWILNEWLVPMWGIMGASIATVMTVTCILAANMYLLHRYIPDMKLFKLPWRSLLTGLVIMVVAVCMLYAATVELFHVKTRFLLLVYVMFAVITGAILYAITLIKTKAFSESELKALPFSRYLLRLEGRTRK, encoded by the coding sequence ATGGGGTTAGGAATGAAGCGGCTTTTCCATGGAGCATTTATCCTGGCAGTCGCTGGATTAATCAGTAAAATCTTAAGTGCGGGTTATCGTGTCCCGTTCCAAAATATTGTAGGTGATAAAGGATTCTACATTTACCAGCAGGTCTATCCTTTTCTTGGTATTGCAGCAAGCTTAGCTTTATATGGCATTCCGGCTGCTGTATCTCGGCTAGTATCTGAACAATATCCGAAGCAGCTGCCTTCTCTTCGTTCATTCTACATGCCGCTTGGTACATTTTTGTTTGTTTTGGCCGCTTTAACATCCGCCTTTTTATATACAGCAGCACCTTACATAGCTGAGATTATGGGAGACGCTGCTTTGAAGGTCCCGCTTCAGGCAGCGTCTTTTATCTTTCTTGCGGTGCCGTTTACAGCTATAGTAAGAGGTGTTTACCAAGGCAAGCAGAATATGACTCCGACAGCGGTCTCGCAAGTTGCGGAGCAGCTTATCCGGGTAGGATTAATACTCGTTGTTACGTTCTTACTCGTTCGCGGCGGTAGCGATTTATATGCAATTGGAGCGAAAGCGGCGCTAGCATCATTGGCAGGAGCTTGCTGTGGTATTGTGGTACTTTGCTTTTTTATGAAACATGAACCGATTATCTCTTCTGTGAAGCATTCGCTAGCATGGGTCCATGTTATAAAAACGATTTTCGTATATGGCTTTTTTATTTGTCTAAACTATATGCTATTGCTTCTGCTGCAGTTTGCAGACGCGTTTACACTTGTATCTGGCTTACTGGAGCATGGATATAGTTTAGAGGAAGCGCGTAAATGGAAAGGAATATATGACCGCGGCCAACCGTTAGTTCAGCTGGGAATTGTAGTAGGTTCTTCTCTAGCGCTGGCATTTGTACCATCTATTACGAAAAAACAGCTGTTAGACGAGCGAACATCTGTGATTGCTCTGCTGCATAGCGGATGGAAACTTAGCTTCTTATTGTCTATCGCTGCTGCTGCCGGTCTAATTAGTCTTTTCCCGTTAGTTAATAGATTGCTCTTTAAAGAGGATCTTGGTACATATACATTGCAAGTATTTATGCTCACGATATTTGTTTGCTCACTCACACTAACAACGGCTTCCATGCTGGAGACGTTAGGAAAATGGAAGCACACAGCAGCTGTCATTGCTGGCGGTTTGTTAATCAAGTGGATACTGAATGAATGGCTTGTCCCGATGTGGGGTATTATGGGCGCGTCTATAGCAACTGTTATGACAGTAACCTGTATCTTGGCTGCCAATATGTATTTGCTTCACCGTTATATACCGGACATGAAACTGTTCAAGCTGCCATGGAGGAGTTTATTGACAGGGCTGGTGATCATGGTTGTCGCAGTTTGTATGTTATATGCGGCCACTGTCGAATTGTTTCACGTGAAAACACGATTTTTGTTATTGGTATATGTGATGTTTGCAGTCATAACAGGTGCAATATTGTACGCTATTACTTTAATTAAGACGAAGGCGTTCAGTGAATCTGAATTAAAGGCATTACCATTCAGCCGATATTTGCTGCGTTTGGAAGGGAGAACAAGAAAATGA
- a CDS encoding RNA-binding S4 domain-containing protein has translation MRLDKFLKVSRLIKRRTLAKEVADQGRITINGVQAKASTNVAVGDEMAIRFGQKLLTIEVQQLKEAVKKDDAATLYKVKKEEPVQ, from the coding sequence ATGCGATTAGACAAGTTTCTGAAAGTATCACGATTAATTAAACGACGGACATTGGCAAAAGAAGTAGCAGATCAAGGACGTATTACCATTAATGGTGTCCAAGCAAAGGCATCTACAAATGTGGCTGTTGGAGACGAAATGGCTATTCGTTTCGGTCAAAAACTGCTAACAATTGAAGTGCAGCAGCTTAAAGAAGCAGTGAAGAAAGACGACGCTGCAACACTTTACAAAGTGAAAAAGGAAGAGCCTGTACAATAA